In Lineus longissimus chromosome 9, tnLinLong1.2, whole genome shotgun sequence, one genomic interval encodes:
- the LOC135493660 gene encoding uncharacterized protein LOC135493660: MLHCWIAVTYLILVDLYKKKIFEKGETWLIASSIGCSCVVFLFFVIILGAVLHHKFHKRRRVNVAPSRNSVIDRDRGASDNSWRGHMNQELTVVSRANLVDNEVTAASSSTRFEEIDLNSEYETIFPILGRPIKPYTYPRREKPPRKPRKHEVPVMGSNAAISLATSGAAIKDGSGYLEVTETGGATYLTIIDASVQVPARQDGIAESEPGDGYLEVDALKNQGDPVYLSMAQNQADPVYLPMHGDASQALYTRMEKSNDEDDYTDMKNKEGYANLPEEGAHYVNVQGEGIGQNGVTVTQKTADATEQASSAFNSARALIEESFKRRSRSVSKDPEYSTMRNTGRAHSDAYYISIKPDGRISWASDDDGYLRARYPSESDGALPSPIAIADPNSRTHENAYKRY; the protein is encoded by the exons ATGTTACATTGTTGGATTGCTGTCACATATCTCATACTGGTGGATCTCTACAAGAAGAAGATTTTTGAGAAAG GTGAGACATGGTTGATCGCCAGCTCCATAGGATGTTCATGTGTAGTCTTCCTGTTTTTCGTGATCATCCTCGGCGCGGTATTACATCATAAGTTCCACAA GAGACGACGAGTAAATGTGGCCCCTTCCAGAAATTCGGTCATCGATAGAGATCGAGGAGCTTCAGACAATAGTTGGCGAG GTCATATGAACCAGGAACTGACAGTCGTCAGCCGAGCAAACCTCGTTGACAACGAAGTGACAGCTGCCTCAAGTTCAACTAGATTTGAAGAAATTGACTTGAACAGCGAATATGAGACGATCTTCCCTATCCTCGGACGACCAATTAAGCCGTACACGTACCCAAGGCGGGAGAAGCCGCCAAGAAAACCGCGGAAGCATGAGGTCCCAGTGATGGGCTCGAACGCTGCAATTTCGCTGGCCACCAGCGGGGCGGCGATCAAGGACGGGTCGGGATATCTGGAGGTGACCGAGACCGGCGGTGCGACCTACTTGACTATTATCGATGCTTCGGTGCAAGTGCCGGCTAGGCAAGACGGTATTGCTGAGTCAGAGCCTGGGGATGGTTACCTAGAGGTGGATGCCCTGAAAAACCAAGGGGACCCGGTCTATTTATCAATGGCGCAGAACCAAGCGGATCCCGTTTACCTACCAATGCATGGAGACGCGTCACAGGCATTGTACACCAGGATGGAGAAAAGCAATGATGAGGATGATTACACTGATATGAAAAACAAAGAAGGCTATGCCAATCTGCCGGAAGAAGGGGCGCACTATGTCAATGTGCAAGGGGAAGGAATAGGTCAAAATGGGGTCACGGTCACGCAGAAGACGGCAGACGCGACAGAGCAAGCGTCGTCTGCTTTCAATTCCGCGCGAGCGTTGATAGAGGAATCGTTTAAGAGGCGGTCTCGGTCAGTGTCAAAAGATCCCGAATATTCGACGATGAGGAACACTGGACGTGCGCATAGTGACGCTTATTATATTAGTATCAAACCAGACGGGAGAATTTCCTGGGCGTCGGACGATGATGGCTACCTGCGAGCGAGGTATCCGTCGGAATCAGATGGAGCTCTGCCCTCACCAATCGCCATCGCTGACCCAAACAGTCGGACGCACGAAAACGCGTATAAACGTTATTAA